A stretch of Clostridium sp. BJN0001 DNA encodes these proteins:
- a CDS encoding amino acid ABC transporter ATP-binding protein — MLFTRNIAKSYKKLEVIKNINLDIKKGEVVVIIGPSGSGKSTLIRCMNGLEKIKKGDIFFKGHSIIYGDKDINKFRMKVGMVFQHFNLFPHLTVMQNITLGPIKLKKMSKSEALKKGCELLKEVGLEDKKDEYPEKLSGGQKQRIAICRALAMEPDMLLFDEPTSALDPEMVGEVLLVIKRLAEKGMTMVIVTHEMGFAKEVADRVVFMDGGYILENGSPEQVFENSSNERVKKFLSRII, encoded by the coding sequence ATACTTTTTACTAGAAATATAGCAAAAAGTTATAAGAAACTTGAAGTTATTAAAAATATAAATCTTGATATAAAAAAGGGTGAGGTTGTTGTAATAATTGGTCCATCGGGATCTGGTAAAAGTACACTTATAAGATGCATGAATGGTCTTGAAAAGATAAAAAAAGGGGATATATTTTTTAAAGGACATTCAATAATATATGGGGATAAGGATATTAATAAATTTAGAATGAAAGTTGGTATGGTATTTCAGCATTTTAATTTATTTCCACATCTTACAGTTATGCAGAATATTACTTTGGGCCCAATAAAGCTTAAGAAAATGTCAAAAAGTGAAGCTTTAAAAAAGGGCTGTGAACTTTTAAAAGAAGTAGGACTTGAAGATAAAAAAGATGAATATCCTGAAAAATTATCAGGAGGTCAGAAACAGAGAATAGCAATATGTAGGGCGCTTGCTATGGAACCGGATATGCTTTTATTTGATGAACCAACGTCAGCACTTGATCCTGAAATGGTAGGTGAGGTGCTTCTAGTTATAAAAAGGCTTGCAGAAAAAGGAATGACAATGGTTATTGTTACACATGAAATGGGGTTCGCAAAAGAAGTAGCAGATAGGGTTGTTTTTATGGATGGTGGATATATATTAGAAAATGGTTCGCCAGAGCAGGTTTTTGAAAATAGCAGCAATGAGAGAGTAAAAAAGTTTTTAAGCAGAATTATATAA